In Portunus trituberculatus isolate SZX2019 chromosome 22, ASM1759143v1, whole genome shotgun sequence, one DNA window encodes the following:
- the LOC123507322 gene encoding RNA-binding protein cabeza-like isoform X1 produces the protein MAETQYNYSGGYASGGSSGGGGSSAGTGSYGGYSNTSSAAPPPASSYSQPQYGGYSAPPPQGYSQSQAPYAAPPTYGAPPPQGGPGSSYSGYGMQQQSQPPVQPPAASSGGYNSYGGQSQGYEQNSSYQSGNYGQPPSNTYGGQHASSYGNQPSANYSNVQPQGNYGGPPPPQGSYGGPPSGGNYGGPQGPNYGAPPPSNGSYGGQSGGFNSALGMAPPPQSAPPGYGGMQGPPENRLSTPTHRRDQGRGYYKEDSGGSYSGRSYDGDSRGGSSGDRFRGESADLVMQEDTIFVSGMPTNATEDDVKEYFGSIGVIKVDKRTQRPKIWMYKDKATGRMKGECTVTFDDPYTAKSAIKWFDNKLFMERIVKVQLAERPKSNYERGRGGYGGGDERGGGGGGGGGGGGGGGGGGGGGRGRGGGDRGFDRRGGGGPPGRGGDRDGRDGPPSGGRGRAGDWRCPVPNCGNNNFAWRYSCNRCNEPKPPSLDDDSNGGGGFRGGFRGRGDRGGFRGRGGDRGGRGGMRGRGGYGDRDGDRDGGGPMKGDRGPGRSRPY, from the exons ATGGCGGAAACAC AGTACAATTATAGTGGCGGGTATGCCAGCGGgggcagtagtggtggcgggGGAAGCAGCGCTGGCACGGGGAGCTATGGAGGCTATAGCAACACCTCCAGTGCTGCTCCTCCCCcagcctcctcctactcccagcCCCAGTATGGCGGCTACTCGGCACCTCCGCCCCAGGGGTACTCCCAGAGCCAGGCCCCCTACGCCGCCCCACCCACATACGGAGCCCCGCCACCCCAGG GTGGGCCAGGCAGCTCATACAGTGGCTATGGGATGCAGCAGCAGAGTCAGCCTCCAGTGCAGCCTCCAGCGGCAAGCAGTGGGGGCTACAACAGCTATGGTGGCCAGTCTCAGGGCTATGAGCAGAACAGTAGCTACCAGTCTGGCAACTATGGCCAGCCCCCCTCCAATACTTACGGGGGCCAGCATGCCAGTAGCTATGGCAACCAGCCCAGTGCTAACTATTCAAACGTCCAGCCTCAAGGGAACTATGGTGGCCCTCCCCCACCTCAAGGAAGCTATGGTGGTCCTCCCTCAGGGGGAAATTATGGGGGGCCACAGGGCCCTAACTATGGGGCACCCCCTCCCTCAAATGGAAGTTATGGTGGTCAAAGTGGTGGATTTAACA GTGCTCTAGGCATGGCTCCTCCCCCCCAGTCTGCCCCTCCAGGCTATGGTGGCATGCAGGGGCCTCCAGAGAACCGGCTCTCAACCCCCACTCATAG GCGGGATCAAGGGAGAGGTTATTACAAAG AGGACAGTGGTGGGAGCTACAGTGGTCGCTCCTACGACGGGGACAGTCGCGGAGGCAGCTCCGGCGACCGCTTCAGGGGTGAGTCCGCTGACCTGGTCATGCAGGAGGACACAATCTTTGTCTCCGGTATGCCCACCAACGCCACCGAGGACGACGTCAAGGAATACTTTGGCTCCATTGGGGTGATCAAG GTGGACAAAAGAACACAGCGTCCCAAGATTTGGATGTACAAAGACAAAGCCACCGGCCGCATGAAGGGAGAGTGCACTGTGACCTTTGACGATCCCTACACTGCAAAGTCTGCCATCAAGTGGTTCGACAACAAGCTCTTCATGGAACGCATCGTCAAG GTTCAGCTGGCAGAGAGGCCAAAGAGCAACTACGAGCGTGGCCGTGGCGGCTACGGCGGCGGTGatgagcgtggtggtggtggtggtggtggtggtggcggcggtggtggtggtggtggtggtggtggtggtggccgaggCAGAGGCGGAGGAGACAGAGGGTTTGACaggcgtggtggtggaggacccCCAGGCCGTGGTGGTGACCGTGATGGGCGTGACGGACCGCCGAGTGGAGGGCGAG GACGTGCTGGTGATTGGCGGTGTCCTGTTCCCAACTGTGGCAACAACAACTTTGCCTGGCGTTACAGCTGCAACCGCTGCAACGAACCAAAACCTCCCAGCCTTGATGATG ACAGCAACGGTGGAGGTGGTTTCCGTGGAGGTTTCCGTGGCCGAGGGGACCGTGGGGGCTTCAGGGGCCGTGGTGGGGACCGTGGGGGTCGAGGGGGCATGAGGGGTCGAGGAGGGTATGGTGACCGTGATGGTGACCGTGATGGAGGTGGCCCAATGAAGGG TGACCGTGGCCCAGGAAGGTCAAGGCCCTACTAA
- the LOC123507322 gene encoding RNA-binding protein cabeza-like isoform X2 gives MAETQYNYSGGYASGGSSGGGGSSAGTGSYGGYSNTSSAAPPPASSYSQPQYGGYSAPPPQGYSQSQAPYAAPPTYGAPPPQGGPGSSYSGYGMQQQSQPPVQPPAASSGGYNSYGGQSQGYEQNSSYQSGNYGQPPSNTYGGQHASSYGNQPSANYSNVQPQGNYGGPPPPQGSYGGPPSGGNYGGPQGPNYGAPPPSNGSYGGQSGGFNKDSGGSYSGRSYDGDSRGGSSGDRFRGESADLVMQEDTIFVSGMPTNATEDDVKEYFGSIGVIKVDKRTQRPKIWMYKDKATGRMKGECTVTFDDPYTAKSAIKWFDNKLFMERIVKVQLAERPKSNYERGRGGYGGGDERGGGGGGGGGGGGGGGGGGGGGRGRGGGDRGFDRRGGGGPPGRGGDRDGRDGPPSGGRGRAGDWRCPVPNCGNNNFAWRYSCNRCNEPKPPSLDDDSNGGGGFRGGFRGRGDRGGFRGRGGDRGGRGGMRGRGGYGDRDGDRDGGGPMKGDRGPGRSRPY, from the exons ATGGCGGAAACAC AGTACAATTATAGTGGCGGGTATGCCAGCGGgggcagtagtggtggcgggGGAAGCAGCGCTGGCACGGGGAGCTATGGAGGCTATAGCAACACCTCCAGTGCTGCTCCTCCCCcagcctcctcctactcccagcCCCAGTATGGCGGCTACTCGGCACCTCCGCCCCAGGGGTACTCCCAGAGCCAGGCCCCCTACGCCGCCCCACCCACATACGGAGCCCCGCCACCCCAGG GTGGGCCAGGCAGCTCATACAGTGGCTATGGGATGCAGCAGCAGAGTCAGCCTCCAGTGCAGCCTCCAGCGGCAAGCAGTGGGGGCTACAACAGCTATGGTGGCCAGTCTCAGGGCTATGAGCAGAACAGTAGCTACCAGTCTGGCAACTATGGCCAGCCCCCCTCCAATACTTACGGGGGCCAGCATGCCAGTAGCTATGGCAACCAGCCCAGTGCTAACTATTCAAACGTCCAGCCTCAAGGGAACTATGGTGGCCCTCCCCCACCTCAAGGAAGCTATGGTGGTCCTCCCTCAGGGGGAAATTATGGGGGGCCACAGGGCCCTAACTATGGGGCACCCCCTCCCTCAAATGGAAGTTATGGTGGTCAAAGTGGTGGATTTAACA AGGACAGTGGTGGGAGCTACAGTGGTCGCTCCTACGACGGGGACAGTCGCGGAGGCAGCTCCGGCGACCGCTTCAGGGGTGAGTCCGCTGACCTGGTCATGCAGGAGGACACAATCTTTGTCTCCGGTATGCCCACCAACGCCACCGAGGACGACGTCAAGGAATACTTTGGCTCCATTGGGGTGATCAAG GTGGACAAAAGAACACAGCGTCCCAAGATTTGGATGTACAAAGACAAAGCCACCGGCCGCATGAAGGGAGAGTGCACTGTGACCTTTGACGATCCCTACACTGCAAAGTCTGCCATCAAGTGGTTCGACAACAAGCTCTTCATGGAACGCATCGTCAAG GTTCAGCTGGCAGAGAGGCCAAAGAGCAACTACGAGCGTGGCCGTGGCGGCTACGGCGGCGGTGatgagcgtggtggtggtggtggtggtggtggtggcggcggtggtggtggtggtggtggtggtggtggtggccgaggCAGAGGCGGAGGAGACAGAGGGTTTGACaggcgtggtggtggaggacccCCAGGCCGTGGTGGTGACCGTGATGGGCGTGACGGACCGCCGAGTGGAGGGCGAG GACGTGCTGGTGATTGGCGGTGTCCTGTTCCCAACTGTGGCAACAACAACTTTGCCTGGCGTTACAGCTGCAACCGCTGCAACGAACCAAAACCTCCCAGCCTTGATGATG ACAGCAACGGTGGAGGTGGTTTCCGTGGAGGTTTCCGTGGCCGAGGGGACCGTGGGGGCTTCAGGGGCCGTGGTGGGGACCGTGGGGGTCGAGGGGGCATGAGGGGTCGAGGAGGGTATGGTGACCGTGATGGTGACCGTGATGGAGGTGGCCCAATGAAGGG TGACCGTGGCCCAGGAAGGTCAAGGCCCTACTAA
- the LOC123507326 gene encoding uncharacterized protein LOC123507326: MPGSRWSSFMACPPSSMLAFLTHQRPSFGSRGVSSLVSPALNSWASLKDLYPAQSTSMGKSAPRCRYCSWGHPSSRCLEKIHAGTRVLPLCCNCGGDHNATSRRCRARPRPVREPQTTSTATGPSRVVFRLDPPPQHNVWTNGPSSWSAFTAQPSAFPPQPGTAAPGQPRVAQPSVPSTLPPVPVPPRDASASALVDGAHQPATAAAAPAPRADLDFEYIYQILIEIKDKVSDIDLRLAALVQDMANPAPVVRSGRDAARG, from the coding sequence ATGCCAGGAAGCAGATGGTCATCATTCATGGCATGTCCACCGTCATCAATGTTGGCCTTCTTGACACACCAAAGGCCTTCTTTTGGCTCAAGAGGCGTGTCGTCGCTGGTGAGCCCCGCCCTCAACTCCTGGGCCTCATTGAAGGACCTGTACCCAGCTCAGTCTACCTCCATGGGTAAGTCGGCACCACGCTGCAGGTACTGTTCTTGGGGCCACCCTTCCTCCCGCTGCCTGGAGAAGATTCATGCTGGAACCAGAGTACTTCCACTCTGCTGTAACTGTGGGGGTGATCACAATGCCACTTCCCGCCGCTGTCGCGCCAGGCCCAGACCTGTTAGAGAGCCACAGACTACCAGCACTGCTACTGGCCCCTCTAGAGTGGTCTTCCGGTTAGATCCTCCTCCACAACACAATGTCTGGACAAATGGCCCCTCATCCTGGTCTGCCTTCACTGCTCAGCCATCAGCATTCCCACCCCAGCCCGGCACAGCTGCCCCAGGTCAGCCTAGGGTGGCTCAACCTTCTGTGCCTTCCACACTGCCACCTGTCCCTGTGCCACCCAGGGATGCCTCCGCCTCTGCTCTTGTGGATGGAGCGCATCAGCCTGCCACTGCAGCTGCTGCTCCTGCACCGCGGGCTGATCTAGATTTTGAGTACATATATCAGATCCTGATTGAAATCAAGGACAAGGTCAGTGACATAGATTTGAGGCTGGCTGCCTTGGTGCAAGACATGGCAAATCCAGCTCCTGTGGTGCGAAGTGGTAGGGATGCAGCTCGTGGCTGA
- the LOC123507330 gene encoding LOW QUALITY PROTEIN: DNA repair and recombination protein rhm52-like (The sequence of the model RefSeq protein was modified relative to this genomic sequence to represent the inferred CDS: deleted 2 bases in 1 codon), whose product METGSRIGNIFGQSQFTGEEQSAIQNVLQQKLGRGFISQRTGPGGQRLAYIEGWRVVMLANEIFGFNGWSHSVTSQTIDFVDHYNGRYYVGVSSKVRVQLKDGVFHEDIGYGISEGMKSKALSLEKARKEAVTDGLKRALKGFGNAMGNCLSDKDYIRYISKTPATTELPICPSSLLEAGATSGLAQLRRRVLEEGRRQSLQKKSSEGSHTPHETQQGPSTANQGTSSMNQQTKTASCSAGKRDPEASTSYTTFPTTTSTASTITTTTTTAHNTDSFPKPGNSSTKKEFPVVGKLSFPPESVASLPAGPKTPVAAVNTSTAKELNTAGPAQPQDSSKPALPQQNTTADSDLFTGCELALFNTPMETTTFKAQAQADTSTPPNPPPPLPLPLPLPLPLPPPPPPPLLLLLHLFLSSSSSSSPSVLFQGSVKNQEEKEMSANSFVGFTADMINVSPNSKMFSACFRDNKEERKRRQREKQQEFKLRMKNKSVANSTLFSSNDSIDDISWGEELVAEDDPSFWAQLMTQQLIEAQEEEQQTESFAFSLGLTPSRTKERYENQQSGIGQVGRASSSAAFSPSATNSSKAVYGKPAICMRQSNTVHKNGFGFSSNRNQMNGSCARPSSSVVSSTHSYRLQQGSSNSIVGDYVQVKVEKDYDENDSSSNSSKVGFGEVEDGSLWRSPRVNKGNTNKYEDFKVPMSRSNGFMDGRRSPLLQNKKRRLDGSV is encoded by the exons ATGGAGACAGGTAGCCGCATTGGGAATATATTTGGCCAG TCCCAGTTCACAGGGGAGGAGCAGTCAGCCATCCAGAATGTGCTACAGCAGAAGCTTGGCCGAGGGTTCATCAGCCAGCGTACCGGGCCAGGAGGTCAGCGCCTGGCTTACATTGAAGGATGGAGGGTTGTCATGCTGGCTAATGAGATATTTGGTTTCAATGGATGGAGCCACTCAGTCACCAGCCAGACTATTG ACTTTGTGGACCACTACAATGGGCGTTACTATGTGGGCGTCAGCTCCAAGGTACGAGTGCAGCTGAAGGATGGGGTGTTCCATGAGGACATTGGCTATGGCATCTCGGAGGGCATGAAAAGCAAGGCACTGTCACTCGAGAAGGCACGCAAG GAAGCAGTGACTGATGGGCTGAAGAGAGCACTGAAGGGGTTCGGCAATGCTATGGGGAACTGTCTCAGTGACAAGGACTACATCAGGTACATTAGCAAGACTCCAGCCACCACCGAGCTACCCATCTGTCCCTCTAGTCTTCTCGAGGCCGGTGCCACCTCAGGCTTAGCTCAGCTGCGTCGGAGAGTGCTAGAGGAAGGCAGGAGACAG AGTCTGCAAAAGAAATCTAGTGAAGGAAGCCACACACCACATGAGACACAGCAAGGCCCCAGCACAGCCAACCAAGGCACTTCCAGCATGAACCAGCAGACCAAGACAGCTAGTTGTAGTGCAGGGAAGAGAGATCCTGAAGCCTCCACCAGCTACAccaccttccccaccaccacctccactgcgtccaccattaccaccaccaccaccactgcacataACACTGATTCATTTCCAAAACCTGGAAACAGCTCAACTAAAAAGGAATTCCCAGTGGTAGGAAAGCTTAGTTTCCCACCAGAGTCAGTTGCTAGTTTGCCAGCAGGCCCCAAGACTCCTGTGGCAGCTGTCAACACAAGCACAGCAAAGGAACTTAACACAGCAGGCCCAGCACAGCCACAGGATTCCAGCAAGCCAGCACTCCCACAGCAAAACACCACTGCAGACTCAGACCTATTTACTGGCTGTGAGTTAGCATTGTTCAATACCCCAATGGAAACAACAACATTCAAGGCTCAAGCTCAGGCAGATACATCcactcctcctaatcctcctcctcctcttcctcttcctcttcctcttcctcttcctcttcctcctcctcctcctcctcccctcctcctccttctgcacctcttcctt tcttcctcttcttcatcttccccgAGTGTCCTGTTTCAAGGCAGTGTCAAGaatcaggaggagaaagaaatgtcaGCTAATTCCTTTGTTGGGTTCACTGCGGATATGATCAATGTCTCACCTAATAGCAAGATGTTCAGTGCCTGCTTCAGAGACaacaaggaggagaggaagcggcgccaaagagagaaacagcaaGAATTTAAACTgaggatgaagaacaagagTGTGGCAAATTCAACGCTTTTCTCTTCCAATGATAGTATTGATGACATCTCGTGGGGGGAGGAGCTGGTGGCTGAGG ATGATCCAAGCTTCTGGGCCCAACTGATGACCCAGCAGCTTATAGAggcccaggaggaggagcaacagacTGAGTCCTTTGCCTTCTCCCTGGGCCTCACTCCCTCACGCACTAAGGAGCGATATGAGAACCAGCAGTCCGGTATTGGTCAGGTGGGACGTGCATCCTCCTCGGCAGCCTTCAGCCCATCTGCCACCAACTCCAGCAAGGCAGTGTATGGAAAGCCAGCAATCTGTATGAGACAAAGCAATACTGTTCACAAGAATGGGTTTGGTTTCTCTTCTAACAGGAATCAAATGAATGGTAGCTGTGCAAGGCCCTCTAGTTCAGTGGTGAGCAGCACACACAGCTACAGACTCCAGCAGGGCTCAAGTAACTCCATCGTGGGTGACTATGTGCaggtgaaggtggagaaggattATGATGAGAAtgatagcagcagtaacagcagcaaggTTGGGTTTGGTGAGGTTGAGGACGGCTCCCTGTGGCGCTCCCCTCGTGTCAACAAAGGGAACACCAACAAGTATGAGGACTTTAAGGTTCCCATGTCGCGCAGCAATGGATTCATGGATGGCAGGAGGAGTCCACTCttgcaaaacaagaaaagaagattagatggCAGTGTATAA
- the LOC123507328 gene encoding uncharacterized protein LOC123507328 yields the protein MTLPLNKPFEVSGHQEKDYGAEMGMMRRAPTATSSHPLEESERTYHQRQDQHKLNSATRAFGIGYALHFKHERAAAGCHQIGHLGFLPRSNAHLQALTGRDLELDFTDTLGVQPEVTYNPHLYMEQEQRKSMF from the exons ATG ACTCTGCCACTGAACAAGCCCTTTGAGGTGTCCGGCCATCAGGAAAAAGACTATGGCGCAGAGATGGGTATGATGCGCCGCGCCCCCACAGCCACCTCCTCACACCCCCTGGAGGAGTCAGAGAGGACCTACCACCAGCGTCAAGACCAGCACAAGTTAAACTCTGCCACTCGGGCCTTTGGGATTGGCTATGCCCTTCACTTCAAACACGAGAGAGCAGCC GCTGGATGTCACCAGATTGGTCACTTGGGGTTCCTGCCACGCTCCAATGCTCACCTGCAGGCCCTCACTGGCAGGGACCTGGAGCTGGATTTCACCGACACACTGGGAGTACAGCCAGAGGTCACCTACAACCCACACCTCTACATGGAGCAAGAGCAGAGAAAGAGCATGTTTTGA